One genomic segment of Musa acuminata AAA Group cultivar baxijiao chromosome BXJ3-3, Cavendish_Baxijiao_AAA, whole genome shotgun sequence includes these proteins:
- the LOC103977417 gene encoding pentatricopeptide repeat-containing protein At3g22470, mitochondrial isoform X1 yields the protein MSRNGLVLFHGVFVEKIRSWRPYSSALALSSCLHDQFFSSEQLLELAAIGESKKKSEFYNNRGRSIFPFVSFVVSTLNWEVARKMSFSIAVNRFGLSQSLESFAVLIHTFLSAGMHKEVKHLLRDIAEYNRNVGSNMLELLSPLVSLLDGAMRSQAYESLIYIFAEASMFEDALETFLEAKQVALQLSIQSCNFLLQCLVERKMIGYARSLFQALKNSGPSPNVYTYSIMMGLYATGDILYLDEAKEILLDMEKVGVRPNAVTYATYIRGLCSAGYVEPALGFLQDLLHKCLPLNAYCFNAVIHGFCQEGRPLESLKVLDEMKGCGFPPDVHSYSILIDGFCKQGDVSKGYDLIVEMVNCGTMPTMVSYSSLLYGICRIGEVNVALNLFHELRRQGYRHDQISYSILLDGYCQHGDLDGACALWEDMIKNNFVPDVYNYTSLIYGFCRHGHLKEALAQFQVMIKTGIMPNIVTCTVLVDGFFRENYVDQALMFLNEVRGMGITPNLCMYGVIINGLCKGRMFEKAWVVFGDMIKRGLRPDVVIYSTLVEGFAKMLNMEEAFKVYAKMSKQGVTPNIFTYTSLINGLCNDGRMPEALNLFEEMVQRGVMPDRIAFTSLIANFCKCKNMNKALEWFNKMMQSGLPPDVFTYTCLIYGYSKLLSMDIAVSLMDEMLRIGLRPNLVTYTALISGYCKIGERKKAYELYNIMLKQGILPDMLACRSLGLDCWEEKT from the coding sequence ATGAGTAGAAACGGGTTAGTACTTTTCCATGGCGTCTTTGTTGAAAAAATTCGATCTTGGAGGCCCTACTCTTCCGCCTTGGCATTGTCGTCGTGTCTTCATGACCAATTCTTTTCCTCAGAGCAACTCTTAGAATTGGCCGCCATCGGTGAGAGCAAGAAAAAATCTGAATTTTACAACAATAGAGGTCGGAGTATTTTTCCCTTCGTCTCCTTTGTAGTGAGTACTTTGAACTGGGAAGTGGCGAGGAAGATGAGCTTCTCCATAGCAGTGAACAGGTTTGGCTTATCCCAATCGTTGGAATCTTTTGCAGTGCTAATCCATACGTTCTTGTCAGCTGGGATGCATAAGGAGGTCAAGCATTTGCTACGAGATATAGCAGAATACAATAGGAATGTTGGCTCCAACATGCTCGAATTGCTTTCACCATTAGTAAGTCTTTTGGATGGTGCCATGAGATCACAAGCGTATgaatctttaatatatatatttgcagAGGCCTCGATGTTTGAAGATGCCCTTGAGACATTTTTAGAGGCTAAGCAAGTTGCACTACAACTCTCTATTCAGTCATGCAATTTCTTGCTTCAATGTTTGGTTGAGAGGAAGATGATAGGGTATGCTAGAAGCTTATTTCAGGCATTGAAGAATTCGGGCCCTTCTCCCAATGTCTACACTTACTCTATCATGATGGGTTTATATGCTACAGGGGACATCTTATATTTGGATGAAGCTAAGGAGATTCTTTTGGATATGGAAAAGGTAGGAGTGAGGCCAAATGCAGTGACTTATGCTACTTACATTCGTGGACTTTGTAGCGCCGGGTATGTGGAGCCTGCGTTGGGCTTTCTACAGGACTTGCTGCACAAATGTCTCCCATTGAATGCTTATTGTTTCAATGCTGTTATTCATGGTTTTTGCCAGGAAGGACGGCCCTTAGAGTCACTGAAGGTTTTAGATGAAATGAAAGGATGTGGATTCCCACCTGATGTGCACAGCTATTCAATACTAATAGATGGGTTTTGCAAGCAAGGTGATGTTTCGAAGGGCTACGATTTGATTGTTGAAATGGTAAACTGTGGAACTATGCCCACCATGGTTAGTTATAGCTCACTCTTATATGGAATATGTAGGATTGGAGAAGTGAACGTGGCACTAAATTTGTTCCATGAGCTTAGGCGTCAAGGTTACAGGCATGACCAAATCTCTTATAGCATTCTTCTTGACGGGTACTGTCAGCATGGGGATCTGGATGGTGCTTGTGCTCTTTGGGAGGATATgatcaaaaataattttgttcCTGATGTTTATAACTATACCAGCCTTATTTATGGCTTCTGTAGACATGGACATTTGAAGGAAGCTTTAGCACAATTCCAAGTTATGATTAAAACAGGGATAATGccgaatattgttacttgcactgTCCTAGTTGATGGATTCTTCAGAGAGAATTACGTAGACCAAGCTTTAATGTTCTTGAATGAAGTTCGTGGCATGGGAATCACCCCCAACTTGTGCATGTACGGAGTCATCATCAATGGCTTGTGCAAAGGGCGGATGTTtgaaaaggcttgggtagttttTGGAGATATGATAAAGAGAGGGCTTCGTCCTGATGTTGTTATTTATAGTACCCTTGTTGAAGGTTTTGCCAAAATGTTAAACATGGAAGAAGCTTTTAAGGTGTATGCTAAAATGTCAAAGCAGGGTGTCACACCCAACATATTTACATATACAAGCCTCATAAATGGGCTCTGCAATGATGGGAGGATGCCTGAAGCTTTGAATTTGTTTGAGGAAATGGTTCAACGGGGCGTGATGCCTGACAGGATTGCATTCACGTCACTGATTGCTAATTTCTGTAAATGTAAGAATATGAATAAGGCTTTGGAATGGTTTAATAAAATGATGCAGAGTGGTTTGCCTCCAGATGTGTTTACATATAcctgtcttatatatggatatagCAAGTTGCTTTCGATGGACATTGCAGTTTCACTGATGGATGAAATGTTAAGAATTGGTCTAAGACCTAATTTAGTAACTTATACTGCTTTAATTTCTGGTTATTGCAAGATTGGAGAAAGGAAAAAAGCTTATGAGTTGTATAACATAATGCTAAAGCAAGGTATATTACCAGATATGTTGGCTTGTCGTTCACTTGGTTTAGATTGTTGGGAGGAGAAAACTTGA
- the LOC103977417 gene encoding protein Rf1, mitochondrial isoform X2 has protein sequence MSFSIAVNRFGLSQSLESFAVLIHTFLSAGMHKEVKHLLRDIAEYNRNVGSNMLELLSPLVSLLDGAMRSQAYESLIYIFAEASMFEDALETFLEAKQVALQLSIQSCNFLLQCLVERKMIGYARSLFQALKNSGPSPNVYTYSIMMGLYATGDILYLDEAKEILLDMEKVGVRPNAVTYATYIRGLCSAGYVEPALGFLQDLLHKCLPLNAYCFNAVIHGFCQEGRPLESLKVLDEMKGCGFPPDVHSYSILIDGFCKQGDVSKGYDLIVEMVNCGTMPTMVSYSSLLYGICRIGEVNVALNLFHELRRQGYRHDQISYSILLDGYCQHGDLDGACALWEDMIKNNFVPDVYNYTSLIYGFCRHGHLKEALAQFQVMIKTGIMPNIVTCTVLVDGFFRENYVDQALMFLNEVRGMGITPNLCMYGVIINGLCKGRMFEKAWVVFGDMIKRGLRPDVVIYSTLVEGFAKMLNMEEAFKVYAKMSKQGVTPNIFTYTSLINGLCNDGRMPEALNLFEEMVQRGVMPDRIAFTSLIANFCKCKNMNKALEWFNKMMQSGLPPDVFTYTCLIYGYSKLLSMDIAVSLMDEMLRIGLRPNLVTYTALISGYCKIGERKKAYELYNIMLKQGILPDMLACRSLGLDCWEEKT, from the coding sequence ATGAGCTTCTCCATAGCAGTGAACAGGTTTGGCTTATCCCAATCGTTGGAATCTTTTGCAGTGCTAATCCATACGTTCTTGTCAGCTGGGATGCATAAGGAGGTCAAGCATTTGCTACGAGATATAGCAGAATACAATAGGAATGTTGGCTCCAACATGCTCGAATTGCTTTCACCATTAGTAAGTCTTTTGGATGGTGCCATGAGATCACAAGCGTATgaatctttaatatatatatttgcagAGGCCTCGATGTTTGAAGATGCCCTTGAGACATTTTTAGAGGCTAAGCAAGTTGCACTACAACTCTCTATTCAGTCATGCAATTTCTTGCTTCAATGTTTGGTTGAGAGGAAGATGATAGGGTATGCTAGAAGCTTATTTCAGGCATTGAAGAATTCGGGCCCTTCTCCCAATGTCTACACTTACTCTATCATGATGGGTTTATATGCTACAGGGGACATCTTATATTTGGATGAAGCTAAGGAGATTCTTTTGGATATGGAAAAGGTAGGAGTGAGGCCAAATGCAGTGACTTATGCTACTTACATTCGTGGACTTTGTAGCGCCGGGTATGTGGAGCCTGCGTTGGGCTTTCTACAGGACTTGCTGCACAAATGTCTCCCATTGAATGCTTATTGTTTCAATGCTGTTATTCATGGTTTTTGCCAGGAAGGACGGCCCTTAGAGTCACTGAAGGTTTTAGATGAAATGAAAGGATGTGGATTCCCACCTGATGTGCACAGCTATTCAATACTAATAGATGGGTTTTGCAAGCAAGGTGATGTTTCGAAGGGCTACGATTTGATTGTTGAAATGGTAAACTGTGGAACTATGCCCACCATGGTTAGTTATAGCTCACTCTTATATGGAATATGTAGGATTGGAGAAGTGAACGTGGCACTAAATTTGTTCCATGAGCTTAGGCGTCAAGGTTACAGGCATGACCAAATCTCTTATAGCATTCTTCTTGACGGGTACTGTCAGCATGGGGATCTGGATGGTGCTTGTGCTCTTTGGGAGGATATgatcaaaaataattttgttcCTGATGTTTATAACTATACCAGCCTTATTTATGGCTTCTGTAGACATGGACATTTGAAGGAAGCTTTAGCACAATTCCAAGTTATGATTAAAACAGGGATAATGccgaatattgttacttgcactgTCCTAGTTGATGGATTCTTCAGAGAGAATTACGTAGACCAAGCTTTAATGTTCTTGAATGAAGTTCGTGGCATGGGAATCACCCCCAACTTGTGCATGTACGGAGTCATCATCAATGGCTTGTGCAAAGGGCGGATGTTtgaaaaggcttgggtagttttTGGAGATATGATAAAGAGAGGGCTTCGTCCTGATGTTGTTATTTATAGTACCCTTGTTGAAGGTTTTGCCAAAATGTTAAACATGGAAGAAGCTTTTAAGGTGTATGCTAAAATGTCAAAGCAGGGTGTCACACCCAACATATTTACATATACAAGCCTCATAAATGGGCTCTGCAATGATGGGAGGATGCCTGAAGCTTTGAATTTGTTTGAGGAAATGGTTCAACGGGGCGTGATGCCTGACAGGATTGCATTCACGTCACTGATTGCTAATTTCTGTAAATGTAAGAATATGAATAAGGCTTTGGAATGGTTTAATAAAATGATGCAGAGTGGTTTGCCTCCAGATGTGTTTACATATAcctgtcttatatatggatatagCAAGTTGCTTTCGATGGACATTGCAGTTTCACTGATGGATGAAATGTTAAGAATTGGTCTAAGACCTAATTTAGTAACTTATACTGCTTTAATTTCTGGTTATTGCAAGATTGGAGAAAGGAAAAAAGCTTATGAGTTGTATAACATAATGCTAAAGCAAGGTATATTACCAGATATGTTGGCTTGTCGTTCACTTGGTTTAGATTGTTGGGAGGAGAAAACTTGA